Proteins encoded together in one Paracidovorax wautersii window:
- a CDS encoding ornithine cyclodeaminase → MTRLIDLPTLARLVEDIGPARFMAELADQIREDFLRWPAFEKSARTASHSAGGVIELMPVADDTLYSFKYVNGHPGNPAQGLPTVMAFGVLAEVATGYPLLLSELTLTTALRTAATSALAAQALARPGSRRMALIGNGAQGEFQALAFHALRGIDELRVFDTDPAATAKLQRNLAGERDLHVVPAASVADAMRGADIVTTATADKTRAAIITPGLVAPGMHINAVGGDCPGKTELHPDVLRGASVFVEYAPQTRVEGDIQQLPADHPVTELWQVLAGQAPGRRSEREVTVFDSVGFALEDFAALRYVHARAQERGLGTEVELVPTDGDPKDLFGRTRGASSTVASAAAGPRLQRVA, encoded by the coding sequence ATGACCCGACTCATCGACTTGCCCACCCTGGCCCGCCTCGTCGAAGACATCGGCCCCGCCCGCTTCATGGCCGAGCTGGCCGACCAGATCCGGGAGGACTTCCTGCGCTGGCCGGCTTTTGAGAAATCGGCCCGCACCGCCAGCCACAGCGCCGGCGGCGTGATCGAGCTGATGCCGGTGGCGGACGATACGCTCTACAGCTTCAAGTACGTGAACGGCCACCCCGGCAACCCTGCGCAGGGCCTGCCCACGGTGATGGCGTTCGGCGTGCTGGCGGAAGTGGCTACCGGTTATCCGCTGCTGCTGTCCGAACTCACCCTGACCACCGCGCTGCGCACCGCCGCCACCTCGGCCCTGGCCGCCCAGGCGCTGGCACGGCCGGGGTCGCGGCGCATGGCGCTGATCGGCAACGGCGCGCAGGGCGAATTCCAGGCGCTGGCCTTCCATGCGCTGCGGGGTATCGACGAGCTGCGCGTGTTCGACACCGACCCGGCGGCCACCGCCAAGCTGCAGCGCAACCTGGCAGGGGAGCGCGACCTGCATGTCGTGCCCGCCGCTTCGGTGGCCGACGCCATGCGCGGAGCGGACATCGTGACCACCGCCACCGCCGACAAGACGCGCGCGGCGATCATCACGCCCGGCCTGGTGGCGCCGGGCATGCACATCAACGCCGTGGGTGGCGACTGCCCCGGCAAGACGGAGCTGCACCCCGATGTGCTGCGCGGCGCCAGCGTCTTCGTGGAGTACGCCCCGCAGACGCGCGTGGAGGGCGACATCCAGCAGCTGCCGGCCGACCACCCGGTGACGGAGCTATGGCAGGTGCTGGCCGGCCAGGCGCCCGGGCGCCGCAGTGAGCGCGAGGTGACGGTGTTCGACTCGGTCGGTTTTGCGCTCGAGGACTTTGCCGCCCTTCGTTACGTGCATGCCCGTGCGCAGGAGCGCGGCCTGGGCACCGAGGTGGAACTGGTGCCCACCGACGGCGACCCGAAAGACCTGTTCGGCCGCACGCGGGGAGCGTCCAGCACGGTGGCCAGCGCAGCAGCAGGCCCGCGGCTGCAGCGCGTGGCATAG
- a CDS encoding Lrp/AsnC family transcriptional regulator, with translation MTRMDDTDREIIGLLRTDARLPVAALAARLRIARGTVQNRLRRLEEEGVIVGYTVRLRPDSEPHRIRAWMSIAVEGNAAPEVIRLLRGEPAVDALHTTNGRWDILAELRADSLEAFDRALGRIRLTPGIANTETSLLLSTYKA, from the coding sequence ATGACCAGAATGGACGACACCGACCGCGAGATCATCGGCCTGCTGCGCACCGACGCCCGCCTGCCCGTGGCCGCCCTGGCCGCGCGCCTGCGCATCGCCCGCGGCACCGTGCAGAACCGGCTGCGGCGGCTGGAGGAAGAGGGCGTGATTGTGGGCTACACCGTGCGCCTGCGGCCCGACTCCGAGCCCCACCGCATCCGCGCGTGGATGAGCATCGCCGTGGAGGGCAACGCCGCGCCCGAGGTGATCCGCCTGCTGCGGGGCGAGCCCGCGGTGGACGCGCTGCACACCACCAACGGCCGCTGGGACATCCTGGCCGAGTTGCGCGCCGACAGCCTGGAGGCCTTCGACCGCGCGCTGGGCCGTATCCGCCTCACGCCGGGCATCGCCAACACCGAGACCAGCCTGCTGCTGTCCACCTACAAGGCCTAA
- a CDS encoding tripartite tricarboxylate transporter substrate binding protein: protein MQRRHFVQLGASALAAPAFTARAQAFPTKPIKLVIAFPAGGPTDITMRALADNASRVLGQPVIVDNKPGAGGTLPAQALQTSAPDGYTVGQIPLGVFRLPYTTKINWDPVKDISYVINVTGYAFGVVVPADSPLKTWADFVAYAKANPGKLSYGSTGTLTSPHLTMELVAQQLGIQLLHVPYKGSADLMQGILGGQLMAATDSTGFAPQVEAGKLRVLNTWGAERLAKFPDAPTLKELGLNIVQNSPFGIGAPKGTPPDVVRRLHDAFKQAMDQESYRTALARYDMVPIYMGTAEYQKFAQDTYAREKALIEKLGLAKAQ from the coding sequence ATGCAGCGCCGCCATTTCGTCCAGCTCGGGGCCTCCGCCCTGGCTGCCCCCGCCTTCACCGCCCGCGCCCAGGCCTTTCCCACCAAGCCCATCAAGCTGGTGATCGCGTTCCCCGCCGGGGGGCCCACCGACATCACCATGCGCGCGCTGGCCGACAACGCCAGCCGCGTGCTGGGCCAGCCTGTGATCGTCGACAACAAGCCCGGCGCCGGCGGCACGTTGCCCGCGCAGGCGCTTCAGACCTCGGCGCCGGACGGCTATACCGTCGGCCAGATCCCGCTCGGCGTGTTCCGGCTGCCCTACACCACCAAGATCAACTGGGACCCGGTCAAGGACATCAGCTACGTCATCAACGTCACCGGCTATGCCTTCGGCGTGGTGGTGCCGGCCGATTCGCCGCTCAAGACCTGGGCCGACTTCGTGGCCTACGCCAAGGCCAACCCCGGCAAGCTCAGCTACGGCTCCACCGGCACGCTCACCAGCCCGCACCTGACGATGGAGCTGGTCGCGCAGCAGCTCGGCATCCAGCTGCTGCACGTGCCGTACAAGGGCAGCGCCGATCTCATGCAGGGCATTCTGGGCGGCCAGCTCATGGCGGCCACCGATTCCACCGGCTTCGCCCCGCAGGTCGAGGCCGGCAAGCTGCGCGTGCTCAACACCTGGGGCGCCGAGCGCCTGGCCAAGTTCCCTGACGCGCCCACGCTCAAGGAGCTGGGCCTGAACATCGTGCAGAACTCGCCCTTCGGCATCGGCGCACCCAAGGGCACGCCGCCCGACGTGGTGCGCCGGCTGCACGACGCCTTCAAGCAGGCCATGGACCAGGAAAGCTACCGCACCGCCCTGGCCCGCTACGACATGGTGCCCATCTACATGGGCACGGCCGAGTACCAGAAGTTCGCGCAGGACACCTATGCGCGCGAGAAGGCGCTGATCGAAAAGCTCGGGCTGGCCAAGGCGCAGTGA
- a CDS encoding HAD-IIB family hydrolase yields the protein MQPLSRWRAPQGLRGVLTDIDDTLTTDGAITPDALAALGALRAAGLVVIPVTGRPVGWSETFAATWPVDATVAENGAVALLPDTSQNSRQPNTGGRKQLSKIYQQDAATRSANFARMQEVLARIEREVPGAVRATDSPGRECDIAIDHSEFTALPQAAIDRCVAIMRAAGMNATVSSIHINGWYGDHNKLEGARWIVRTLFGRDLDAEIGQWVYVGDSTNDQLMFQHFPHSVGVANIARFVPQLQHLPRYVAQGERGAGFAEVARAILAGHTSTP from the coding sequence ATGCAGCCCCTGTCCCGGTGGCGCGCGCCGCAGGGCCTGCGCGGCGTGCTGACCGACATCGACGACACGCTGACGACCGACGGCGCCATCACGCCCGACGCGCTGGCCGCGCTGGGTGCGTTGCGGGCCGCGGGCCTGGTCGTGATTCCCGTCACGGGGCGGCCGGTGGGCTGGAGCGAAACCTTCGCCGCCACCTGGCCGGTGGATGCCACGGTGGCCGAAAACGGGGCCGTCGCGCTGCTGCCCGATACCAGCCAAAACAGCCGCCAGCCCAATACTGGCGGGCGCAAGCAGCTATCAAAAATATACCAGCAGGATGCCGCCACTCGGAGCGCCAACTTCGCGCGCATGCAGGAGGTGCTGGCGCGGATCGAGCGCGAGGTGCCGGGGGCGGTGCGCGCCACCGACTCGCCCGGGCGCGAGTGCGACATCGCCATCGACCACAGCGAATTCACCGCGCTGCCCCAGGCCGCCATCGACCGGTGCGTGGCGATCATGCGCGCGGCGGGCATGAATGCCACGGTGAGCAGCATCCACATCAACGGCTGGTACGGCGACCACAACAAGCTGGAGGGCGCGCGCTGGATCGTGCGCACGCTGTTCGGCCGCGATCTGGACGCGGAGATCGGGCAGTGGGTGTACGTGGGCGACTCGACCAACGACCAGCTGATGTTCCAGCACTTCCCGCACAGCGTGGGCGTGGCCAACATCGCGCGCTTCGTGCCGCAGCTGCAGCACCTGCCGCGCTACGTGGCGCAGGGCGAGCGCGGCGCGGGGTTTGCCGAGGTGGCGCGCGCCATCCTTGCCGGTCACACATCGACACCGTAA
- a CDS encoding GtrA family protein, whose amino-acid sequence MNSRTFAPQFVRFLGAGLVGLAVDIAVLYALAPALGWYAARVLSFLAAATTTWAINRRYAFQAQVPAGHTGWAREYARYLLSMTAGGAVNYATYTLLLHTPAVPQAPWLGVAAGSATGLVFNFTAARWWVFRRNHS is encoded by the coding sequence ATGAACTCGCGCACGTTCGCCCCGCAGTTCGTGCGCTTCCTGGGCGCCGGGCTCGTCGGCCTAGCCGTGGACATCGCCGTGCTCTATGCGCTCGCGCCCGCCCTTGGCTGGTACGCGGCGCGGGTGCTCTCCTTCCTGGCGGCAGCGACCACCACCTGGGCAATCAACCGGCGCTACGCCTTCCAGGCGCAGGTCCCGGCCGGGCACACGGGCTGGGCGCGCGAGTATGCACGCTACCTACTGTCCATGACGGCGGGCGGTGCGGTCAACTACGCGACTTACACGCTGCTCCTGCACACCCCTGCCGTGCCGCAGGCGCCGTGGCTCGGCGTGGCCGCGGGCAGCGCCACGGGCCTGGTCTTCAACTTCACCGCCGCGCGCTGGTGGGTCTTCCGGCGCAACCACTCTTGA
- a CDS encoding glycosyltransferase family 2 protein: MNSVDHIQAPVPRIAALIPCYNEALSIRQVIAEFKGCLPEARIYVFDNNSNDGTAGIAAECGATVISVRAQGKGNVVRRMFADVEADVYVMVDGDATYDLRDVRAHIQELLAQRLDMLVGCRKDDGSNAKTYRPGHRLGNRLLTGSVSWIFGHGFSDMLSGYRVFSRRYAKSFPAMAEGFETETELTVHALELRMPYSEANIHYRARPEGSFSKLSTLSDGWRILKTIFRLFSSERPVAFFGLLAVALALLSLGLALPLILTYMKTGLVPRLPTAVAATGAMLCAALSLVCGIILRTVTLGRREAKRLTYLAIPAWEDDPQAS, encoded by the coding sequence ATGAACAGCGTTGACCACATTCAGGCACCCGTACCGCGCATCGCCGCTCTGATCCCCTGCTACAACGAGGCTCTGTCCATCCGCCAAGTGATCGCCGAATTCAAAGGATGCCTGCCGGAGGCTCGTATCTACGTTTTCGACAACAATTCCAACGACGGCACGGCCGGCATCGCCGCGGAGTGCGGCGCCACGGTGATCTCCGTGCGCGCGCAGGGTAAGGGCAACGTAGTGCGACGCATGTTCGCCGACGTGGAGGCGGACGTCTACGTAATGGTGGATGGCGACGCCACCTACGACCTGCGCGATGTGCGCGCCCACATCCAGGAGTTGCTCGCGCAGCGCCTTGATATGCTCGTCGGCTGCCGCAAGGACGACGGTAGCAACGCCAAGACCTACCGACCAGGCCACCGGCTCGGCAACCGGCTGCTGACGGGCTCGGTCAGTTGGATCTTCGGCCACGGTTTCTCCGACATGCTGTCCGGCTACCGGGTGTTCTCGCGCCGCTACGCCAAATCCTTCCCGGCAATGGCCGAGGGCTTCGAGACCGAGACCGAACTGACCGTGCATGCATTGGAACTGCGCATGCCCTATTCCGAGGCCAACATCCACTATCGCGCGCGGCCGGAGGGCTCGTTCAGCAAACTATCCACGCTGAGCGACGGCTGGCGCATCCTCAAGACCATCTTCCGTCTCTTTTCCAGCGAACGCCCGGTGGCCTTCTTTGGCCTGCTGGCCGTCGCGCTAGCCCTTCTGTCGCTTGGCCTGGCGCTGCCCTTGATATTGACCTACATGAAGACCGGGCTAGTACCACGACTGCCCACGGCCGTGGCCGCCACCGGCGCCATGCTGTGCGCTGCCCTGTCGCTGGTGTGCGGCATCATCCTGCGCACGGTGACGCTGGGGCGCCGCGAAGCCAAACGCCTCACCTACCTCGCAATCCCGGCCTGGGAAGACGACCCGCAGGCGTCATGA
- a CDS encoding MFS transporter, which translates to MATTTPAADAALPDGARTGTPAYRRISLALFLAGFATFSLLYSVQPLLPEFARHFGVGAGQSALALSLSTGLLAVSILFAGALSQSVGRRWLMFASMALAAACNLAAALAPQWHLLLFARAVEGVVLGGVPAVAMAYLSEEIDARGLGFAMGLYVGGTAFGGMSGRVIMGVLTDAYGWRTALAALSVLGLVVALGFLLLLPPSRRFVRTAGTGAAQHVRIWRDHLRDPSLPLLFAAGCLLVGALVAVFNTIGFRLSGPGFGLGQSEIGLVFTAYLLGMGVSPVAGGLADRLGRGPVLLTGVLMMAAGVVMTLSSHLGWVIAGICVLTLGFFGSHAVCSGWVGAVARHSKGHASSLYLLIYYLGASVLGVVAGGFWEFGQWPAVAAFCLALLAGALGLALRLRATARAAAAAP; encoded by the coding sequence ATGGCAACGACCACACCGGCCGCCGACGCGGCCCTGCCGGACGGCGCGCGCACAGGCACGCCGGCCTACCGGCGCATCAGCCTGGCACTGTTCCTGGCAGGCTTCGCCACCTTTTCGCTGCTCTACAGCGTGCAGCCGCTGCTACCGGAGTTCGCCCGGCATTTTGGCGTTGGCGCCGGGCAGAGCGCCCTGGCGCTGTCGCTCAGCACAGGGTTGCTGGCGGTCTCCATTCTGTTTGCGGGCGCGCTGTCGCAGTCCGTCGGGCGGCGCTGGCTGATGTTCGCGTCCATGGCGCTGGCCGCCGCCTGCAATCTGGCGGCGGCACTGGCGCCGCAGTGGCACCTGCTGCTGTTCGCCCGCGCCGTCGAGGGCGTGGTGCTGGGCGGGGTGCCCGCCGTGGCAATGGCTTATCTGTCGGAGGAGATCGATGCGCGCGGCCTGGGCTTTGCCATGGGCCTGTACGTGGGGGGCACGGCCTTCGGCGGCATGTCCGGGCGCGTGATCATGGGCGTGCTGACCGATGCCTACGGCTGGCGCACGGCGCTGGCGGCCCTCAGCGTGCTGGGGCTGGTGGTGGCCTTGGGCTTCCTGCTGCTATTGCCGCCGTCGCGCCGCTTCGTGCGCACGGCCGGCACGGGCGCGGCCCAGCACGTGCGCATCTGGCGCGACCACCTGCGCGATCCGTCGCTGCCCCTGCTGTTCGCGGCCGGCTGCCTGCTGGTGGGCGCGCTGGTGGCGGTGTTCAACACCATCGGCTTTCGGCTGTCGGGCCCCGGCTTCGGGCTGGGGCAGAGCGAGATCGGCCTGGTCTTCACCGCCTACCTGCTGGGCATGGGCGTGTCGCCCGTGGCCGGCGGCCTGGCGGACCGCCTGGGCCGCGGCCCGGTGCTGTTGACCGGCGTGCTCATGATGGCGGCGGGCGTGGTGATGACGCTGTCCAGCCACCTGGGCTGGGTGATCGCCGGCATCTGCGTGCTCACGCTGGGGTTCTTCGGCTCGCATGCGGTCTGCAGCGGCTGGGTGGGGGCCGTGGCCCGGCACTCCAAGGGCCATGCGTCGTCGCTGTACCTGCTCATCTATTACCTGGGCGCGAGCGTGCTGGGTGTGGTGGCCGGCGGGTTCTGGGAGTTCGGCCAGTGGCCGGCCGTGGCGGCCTTCTGCCTGGCCCTGCTGGCCGGCGCGCTGGGGCTGGCCCTGCGCCTGCGCGCCACGGCGCGGGCCGCCGCGGCGGCGCCCTGA
- the ahcY gene encoding adenosylhomocysteinase, with amino-acid sequence MSAVLKTPADLVIADISLADWGRKEIKIAETEMPGLMAIREEYAASQPLKGARITGSLHMTIQTAVLIETLKELGADVRWASCNIFSTQDHAAAAIAAGGTPVFAIKGESLEDYWDYTHRIFDFGPKGSAGEGPNMILDDGGDATLLMHLGQRAEKDASLVAGNGGSEEERILFAAIRKKLAEDATWYTRKSAEIIGVTEETTTGVHRLNEMSAKGTLLFRAINVNDSVTKSKFDNLYGCRESLVDGIKRATDVMIAGKVAVVAGYGDVGKGCAQALAALRAQVWVTEIDPINALQAAMEGFKVVTMEYAADKADIFVTTTGNKDVIRHEHMIAMKNEAIVCNIGHFDNEIDVASLEKYQWEEVKPQVDHVIFPDGKRITLLAKGRLVNLGCATGHPSFVMSSSFANQTIAQIELFTKQGDYEAGKVYVLPKILDEKVARLHLKKVGAQLTELTDTQAAYIGVSKAGPYKPDTYRY; translated from the coding sequence ATGAGCGCAGTTCTCAAGACCCCGGCCGACCTGGTCATTGCCGATATTTCCCTGGCCGACTGGGGCCGCAAGGAAATCAAGATCGCCGAGACCGAGATGCCCGGCCTGATGGCCATCCGCGAGGAATACGCGGCATCGCAGCCCCTGAAGGGCGCGCGCATCACCGGCTCGCTGCACATGACGATCCAGACCGCCGTGCTGATCGAGACGCTGAAGGAACTCGGCGCCGACGTGCGCTGGGCCTCGTGCAACATCTTCTCCACGCAAGACCACGCTGCCGCCGCCATCGCCGCAGGCGGCACGCCCGTGTTCGCCATCAAGGGCGAATCGCTGGAAGATTACTGGGACTACACCCACCGCATCTTCGACTTCGGCCCCAAGGGCTCGGCCGGCGAAGGCCCCAACATGATCCTGGACGACGGCGGCGACGCCACGCTGCTGATGCACCTGGGTCAGCGCGCCGAGAAGGACGCTTCCCTGGTCGCCGGCAACGGCGGTAGCGAGGAAGAGCGCATCCTGTTCGCGGCCATCCGCAAGAAGCTGGCCGAAGACGCCACCTGGTACACCCGCAAGTCGGCCGAGATCATCGGCGTGACCGAAGAAACCACGACCGGCGTGCACCGCCTGAACGAGATGTCCGCCAAGGGCACGCTGCTGTTCCGCGCGATCAACGTGAACGACTCGGTCACCAAGAGCAAGTTCGACAACCTGTACGGCTGCCGCGAATCGCTGGTGGACGGCATCAAGCGCGCCACCGACGTGATGATCGCCGGCAAGGTCGCCGTGGTGGCCGGCTACGGCGACGTGGGCAAGGGCTGCGCCCAGGCGCTGGCCGCCCTGCGCGCCCAGGTGTGGGTCACCGAGATCGACCCCATCAACGCCCTGCAGGCCGCGATGGAAGGCTTCAAGGTCGTGACCATGGAGTACGCCGCCGACAAGGCCGACATCTTCGTGACGACCACGGGCAACAAGGACGTGATCCGCCACGAGCACATGATCGCCATGAAGAACGAGGCCATCGTCTGCAACATCGGCCACTTCGACAACGAGATCGACGTCGCCTCGCTGGAAAAGTACCAGTGGGAAGAAGTGAAGCCGCAGGTGGACCACGTGATCTTCCCGGACGGCAAGCGCATCACCCTGCTGGCCAAGGGCCGCCTGGTCAACCTGGGTTGCGCCACGGGCCACCCCAGCTTCGTCATGTCCAGTTCCTTCGCCAACCAGACTATCGCTCAGATCGAGCTGTTCACCAAGCAGGGCGACTACGAGGCCGGCAAGGTCTACGTGCTGCCCAAGATCCTGGACGAGAAGGTGGCCCGCCTGCACCTGAAGAAGGTCGGCGCGCAGCTGACCGAACTGACCGACACCCAGGCTGCGTACATCGGCGTGAGCAAGGCCGGCCCGTACAAGCCCGATACGTATCGGTATTGA
- a CDS encoding TlyA family RNA methyltransferase: MRADVFLVERGHATTRSQAQRLIAAGVQWRLSPGMPWTKVAKNGDEIPEIAEVELLDAAEAKYLSRGGLKLEGALRATGLSVAGLRCLDVGQSTGGFTDCLLRAGAAQVIGVDVGHGQLHERLRADVRVVGVEGLNARAMTAESLEDACEEALSERVERDAEDNDTQPVAPYAWMRNGGEVDDEYDDSDDAKEHDVEAFKAERAAKARARAEGALPTVRRRRADREGVDVTPAFDLVTGDVSFISLTLILPAAAPLLKAGGDLLMLVKPQFELQPGQVGKGGIVRDAALYPVVEQRIRDACAQAGLQVVGWHDSAIDGGDGNREFFIHARKPA, encoded by the coding sequence ATGCGCGCAGATGTGTTTCTGGTGGAGCGCGGCCATGCCACGACGCGGTCGCAGGCCCAGCGGCTGATTGCGGCGGGCGTGCAGTGGCGCCTGTCGCCCGGCATGCCGTGGACGAAGGTCGCGAAGAACGGCGACGAGATTCCCGAGATCGCCGAAGTCGAGCTGCTCGACGCGGCCGAGGCCAAGTACCTGTCGCGGGGCGGGCTCAAGCTCGAAGGCGCGCTGCGTGCCACGGGCCTGTCCGTGGCCGGGCTGCGCTGCCTGGACGTGGGGCAGAGCACCGGCGGCTTCACCGACTGCCTGCTGCGGGCCGGCGCCGCGCAGGTGATCGGTGTGGACGTGGGCCACGGCCAGCTGCATGAGCGCCTGCGCGCCGACGTGCGCGTGGTCGGCGTCGAGGGGCTGAACGCCCGCGCCATGACGGCCGAGTCGCTGGAAGACGCCTGCGAAGAGGCGCTGTCCGAGCGCGTCGAGCGCGACGCGGAGGACAACGACACCCAGCCCGTCGCGCCCTATGCCTGGATGCGCAACGGCGGCGAGGTGGACGACGAATACGACGACAGCGACGACGCCAAGGAGCACGACGTGGAGGCCTTCAAGGCTGAGCGCGCGGCCAAGGCCCGGGCGCGTGCCGAGGGCGCGCTGCCCACGGTACGCCGCCGCCGCGCGGACCGCGAAGGCGTCGACGTCACGCCCGCGTTCGATCTGGTGACGGGCGACGTGTCGTTCATCTCGCTCACGCTGATCCTGCCCGCCGCCGCGCCGTTGCTGAAAGCGGGTGGCGATCTGCTCATGCTGGTCAAGCCGCAGTTCGAGCTGCAGCCCGGCCAGGTGGGCAAGGGCGGCATCGTGCGCGACGCGGCGCTGTACCCGGTGGTCGAGCAGCGCATCCGCGATGCCTGCGCCCAGGCTGGGCTGCAGGTCGTGGGCTGGCATGACAGCGCCATCGACGGCGGCGACGGCAACCGCGAATTCTTCATCCACGCAAGGAAGCCGGCATGA
- the metF gene encoding methylenetetrahydrofolate reductase [NAD(P)H]: protein MSAQHPPAFPISFEFFPPKTPEGAEKLRGIRQQLYARRPEFCSVTYGAGGSTQEGTFAAVREILAEGVDAASHFSCIGATQGSVREQLATLKAMGVKRLVALRGDLPSGYGAGGEFHYASDLVAFIRAETGDDFHIEVAAYPEVHPQARSPEADLQAFAAKVRAGADSAITQYFFNADAYFRFVDDVRALGLDVPVVPGIMPILGSSQLMRFSDACGAEIPRWIRLRLQGFGDDTASIRAFGLDVVAGLCEQLRAGGAPALHFYTMNQSAATLGLCDRLGLHG, encoded by the coding sequence ATGAGCGCGCAGCACCCCCCCGCGTTTCCCATCAGTTTCGAGTTCTTTCCGCCCAAGACGCCGGAAGGCGCCGAGAAGCTGCGCGGCATCCGCCAGCAGCTGTATGCGCGGCGGCCCGAGTTCTGCTCGGTGACCTACGGCGCCGGCGGCTCCACGCAAGAGGGCACCTTTGCCGCCGTGCGCGAGATCCTGGCCGAGGGCGTGGACGCGGCCTCGCACTTCTCGTGCATCGGCGCCACCCAGGGCAGCGTGCGCGAGCAGCTGGCCACGCTCAAGGCCATGGGCGTGAAGCGTCTGGTGGCCCTGCGCGGCGACCTGCCCAGCGGCTACGGCGCGGGCGGCGAGTTCCACTACGCCAGCGATCTGGTGGCCTTCATCCGCGCCGAGACGGGCGACGACTTCCACATCGAGGTCGCCGCCTACCCGGAAGTGCATCCGCAGGCCCGTTCGCCCGAGGCCGACCTGCAGGCCTTCGCGGCCAAGGTGCGTGCCGGCGCCGACTCGGCCATCACGCAGTACTTCTTCAACGCGGACGCGTACTTCCGCTTCGTGGACGACGTGCGGGCCCTGGGCCTGGACGTGCCGGTCGTGCCGGGCATCATGCCCATCCTCGGCTCGTCGCAGCTGATGCGCTTCTCCGACGCCTGCGGCGCCGAGATCCCGCGCTGGATCCGCCTGCGCCTGCAGGGCTTTGGCGACGACACGGCCAGCATCCGTGCGTTCGGCCTGGATGTGGTGGCCGGCCTGTGCGAGCAGCTGCGCGCCGGCGGCGCCCCGGCGCTGCACTTCTACACGATGAACCAGAGCGCGGCCACGCTGGGGCTGTGCGATCGCCTGGGGCTGCATGGCTGA
- a CDS encoding septal ring lytic transglycosylase RlpA family protein: MAEGMARCGRRWRGALGLGAALALAACAPLPVATPDGSAAGAVAPCVAESGSADACPPAAVRTPPAPAQGSVRGRRAAPAIVAPPPPAPDVPAAEAPSEPARESDQQGLASWYGPGLHGRRTASGERFDRYELTAAHRTLPFGSRVCVRSAVTGKTVVVRINDRGPFSGGRVIDLSQAAAQELGMTGLGIKPVQLWLLGEDEDTCPDGVLENPVMAKEADAAEDAAARAEAAAARKPAVRKALRSRNARR, from the coding sequence ATGGCTGAGGGCATGGCGCGCTGCGGGCGCCGCTGGCGGGGCGCCCTGGGCCTGGGCGCTGCGCTGGCCCTCGCTGCCTGCGCGCCCCTGCCCGTGGCGACGCCGGACGGCTCGGCGGCGGGCGCGGTCGCGCCCTGCGTGGCCGAGTCCGGCAGTGCCGATGCCTGCCCACCGGCCGCCGTGCGCACCCCGCCTGCGCCGGCTCAGGGCTCCGTGCGCGGCCGCCGCGCGGCACCTGCCATCGTCGCCCCGCCGCCGCCCGCTCCGGACGTGCCCGCAGCAGAAGCGCCCTCCGAGCCGGCGCGCGAAAGCGACCAGCAGGGGCTGGCCTCCTGGTACGGCCCGGGCCTGCACGGCCGCCGCACGGCGAGCGGCGAGCGGTTCGACCGCTACGAACTCACCGCGGCACACCGCACGCTGCCCTTCGGGTCGCGCGTGTGCGTGCGCAGCGCCGTCACCGGCAAGACCGTGGTGGTGCGCATCAACGACCGCGGCCCGTTCTCGGGCGGCCGGGTGATCGACCTGAGCCAGGCGGCAGCGCAGGAGCTGGGCATGACCGGCCTGGGCATCAAGCCGGTACAGCTGTGGCTGCTGGGCGAGGACGAGGACACCTGCCCCGACGGCGTGCTGGAGAACCCCGTGATGGCCAAGGAGGCCGATGCGGCCGAAGATGCGGCCGCCAGGGCCGAGGCCGCAGCCGCCCGCAAGCCGGCCGTGCGCAAGGCCCTGCGCTCGCGCAACGCCCGCCGCTGA